Genomic window (Deltaproteobacteria bacterium):
CTCCCTGGAATAGGATGGTACTAATCCCAATGAAAAGCGCATTGCTATCCGCATTTAAACAAATTGATGTTGAGCCATCTCGAGGTGAAGGCATGTGGCTTTTCACCGAAGATGGTGACCGCTATTTAGATTTTTATGGTGGCCATGCTGTCGCCCTATTAGGCAATTGTCACCCTCGTTTAACTAAAGTTTTAAGTAATCAAGCTCACACCTTATTTTTTCAAACTAATCTTGTGCCCTTAGCAATTCGTGAACGAGCCGCACAACGTTTGGCGAGTTTTGCTCCCCAAGGTTTAGCAAATGTCTTTTTTGTTAATTCAGGTGCTGAAGCCAACGAAAATGCTTTACGCGTGTCTTTTCGTGCCACGGGGCGCAAAAAAGTTGCTGCTGTAGCGGGCGCTTTTCATGGTCGTACCGCAGCCGCTGCGACTATTACCGCTGGGCATGAAAAATGGTACGGCTTTCCGCAAAAACCCTTTGAGGTAGATTTTATTCCTTTTGATGATATCAATGAGTTAAACAATATACTTAATAGCGATACTGCGGCCCTTATTTTCGAACCAGTTCAAGGCGTGGCTGGCGCACGTGCAATGAGTCAAGAGTTTATTAATGCCGCTCGCAAAATAACCAGTGAGAGAGGCATTGTTCTAATTTTTGATGAAGTGCAATGCGGCCTTGGGCGCACTGGCTGGCCCTTTGCTGCCCAGGCTTATGGCGTTACCCCAGACATTATTACAACTGCCAAAGGTATCGCCGGCGGATTCCCGGCTGGGGCTATGTTATGCAATGATGAACTTGCTAAAACTGTTACCCCAGGTGCATTAGGTACTACCTTTGGTGGTGGCCCATTAGCTTGTGCATTAATTGAGGCGGTTATTGATACCATTGAAGAATTAAATTTATTACCCAATGTTCGTCGTCTCTCTGAACGCATTAAAAACGAAGCGGTAGTTGGCCCAATTACCAAAGTTCAGGGAATGGGTTTTCTCTTAGGTTTGCATACAAACATACCCGCAGCAGAGGTTCTTACTGCACTTAGGTCAAAGAAAATTTTGGCTGGTGGTGCCGCCGACCCAAATATTGTTCGTCTTCTACCTCCATTAATTCTTGAAGATGCTCACGTTGATGCATTAATTGCTGCGCTTACGGATATCTAAATGAAAAGCTACCTTGATTTATCCGCATTACCTCATGACTCCATCGAACGGCTTTTAGCACGAGCGCGAGTGCTAAAAGAAAAACCGCTTAATGATGCCTTGCGAGGTCGAGTTATTGCTTTGGTTTTTATGAACCCATCGCTACGTACCTTAGCCTCGATGCAAGCTGGCATTGCCCAACTTGGTGGTAATTCATTTGTTATTCAACCCGGCAGCGGTTCTTGGAAATTAGAGACCCGTTTAGGGGTAGTGATGGATGGTGATGCTGTAGAGCATGTCCGAGAAGCTATACCTGTCTTATCACGCTATGCTGATGCGTTAGCAGTTCGTTGTTTTGCCTCAGGCCAAAATATCGATGAAGACCTTGCTGATTCTACCATACAAGCTATGGCAGATTTATGCCCCAAACCTTTTATCAATTTAGAATCTGGGCTCTCACATCCTTGCCAAGCTTTAGCTGATTGGCGCACCCTTGATGACTTAAATATTCCACGTTCAGGCGGACGTTTTGTATTGTCTTGGGCATACCATCCCAAACCCTTGGCTTATGCAGTACCAGCATCAGCACTTAATATGGCGGTGCATCGTGGTATGCATGTAACTATCTTGCGACCTGTTGGTTATGCCCTGCCAGCAGCAATCATTCAAAGAGCTCATGAATTAGCAAAATTATCAGGGGCCACCATAAGTGAAACCTCTGATCGCAGCGAAGGCATGCGTGACGCTGATGTGATGTATGTTAAAAGTTGGTCAGCTCCCTCTTGCTATGGTGATCCAAGCGAAGAAACAAAACTTCGCGCGCCGTATCGTGATTGGTGTGTACATGAAAGTTGGTTTGCTACTGCTAAAAAAGATGCTAAAGTAATGCACTGCTTGCCAGTACGTCGTAATGTTAAAATAAGTGATGAAGTGCTTGATGGTCCGCGCAGTGTTGTAATCGATGAAGCTGAAAACCGCCTGCATGTTCAAAAAGCCGTGCTCATGGAAATGTTGGC
Coding sequences:
- a CDS encoding aspartate aminotransferase family protein, with amino-acid sequence MKSALLSAFKQIDVEPSRGEGMWLFTEDGDRYLDFYGGHAVALLGNCHPRLTKVLSNQAHTLFFQTNLVPLAIRERAAQRLASFAPQGLANVFFVNSGAEANENALRVSFRATGRKKVAAVAGAFHGRTAAAATITAGHEKWYGFPQKPFEVDFIPFDDINELNNILNSDTAALIFEPVQGVAGARAMSQEFINAARKITSERGIVLIFDEVQCGLGRTGWPFAAQAYGVTPDIITTAKGIAGGFPAGAMLCNDELAKTVTPGALGTTFGGGPLACALIEAVIDTIEELNLLPNVRRLSERIKNEAVVGPITKVQGMGFLLGLHTNIPAAEVLTALRSKKILAGGAADPNIVRLLPPLILEDAHVDALIAALTDI
- a CDS encoding N-acetylornithine carbamoyltransferase, with translation MKSYLDLSALPHDSIERLLARARVLKEKPLNDALRGRVIALVFMNPSLRTLASMQAGIAQLGGNSFVIQPGSGSWKLETRLGVVMDGDAVEHVREAIPVLSRYADALAVRCFASGQNIDEDLADSTIQAMADLCPKPFINLESGLSHPCQALADWRTLDDLNIPRSGGRFVLSWAYHPKPLAYAVPASALNMAVHRGMHVTILRPVGYALPAAIIQRAHELAKLSGATISETSDRSEGMRDADVMYVKSWSAPSCYGDPSEETKLRAPYRDWCVHESWFATAKKDAKVMHCLPVRRNVKISDEVLDGPRSVVIDEAENRLHVQKAVLMEMLAKDYPW